DNA from Marinagarivorans cellulosilyticus:
TGTGCCGCAATGTGTCCGACGTCGGCGCTGGCACTATCGGCGAAAAACTGCGCCAAGCGGTGGCGCAGCATAGGTTTGAAACCCAAGCCCAACCATTAAGCGTCACCGTCAGTATTCGCATAGCCTGCAGCAAATCAGGAGAGAGCTTCAACAACCTCTTTAAACGTGCCGATACAGCGCTTTATCGCGCCAAGGCGAGCGGACGCAATCGGATCGAAATGGCCGATGATTCGTAATAAGCCGCTGTGCACCCAAATAACCATACGGCTGCACACTGTTAATACCAAGCAAAAAACAAAAAATGAAAAACAAAAAACAAAAAATGAAAAATGAAAAATGAAAAACACCCAACAAATGAAAAAGCTCACCAATTAACCGTGTATTGTTAACGGTCTTTTTAACGGTGTATGCCCATGTAAAACAATAACAAATGCAAGCCCCTGTATTTTTTAGCCTGCCCCATTATGCCTCGCCCTTAGCTTTTACAAACCGTGTTTAGAATATCCGCCATATTCCCTGGCTTTATTTCATTACTGTTAGTACGCATTAAATCGAAAAGCCTTAAACGTAATTTTTCGATAAACGCACCCTTGTGCGTTGGCGTGAACTCTAGCTGTTTAAAGGCGTCGATAAGTACAGCAAACAAAGCCAAGTCATCACTTTTAGCGCGTTCACTAACAACTTCGTTTTTATCGTTAATAACTGGTAGCGTTATAGAATCTGTATCAAAAAACACTTCGGTTTTTACACTGCTCAGCATCAACAATATAACGGTTATTAAGCTATAGTTTAAAGCTATCAAACCGGCCCGTTCTTTTTCGCAGCCTTCCAATATATAGCTTTCACTGGCATCTAAAGCTTTTATTCCCACGACGGATGAAACACGGATTTTCACTCCTAATAATTGCGCACCATTAAACGCACGCAACGATACCGTTACCGCAACAAGCGCCAAGTTATCAAGCCCATCAAAATGATTGCGAATTCGTCGGCACTTCTTAGATAAACGCTTTAAATCATTACTGGATGTGGGCAGCAGCACGCTTCTAATTTCGGGGCTAGTTTGGTGATAACTCGATTTTAATACTTTTGTTTTTTTAGTCAGCGGGGTATCTGGCTTAACCTTTATCCCCTGCAAAGCATTATGGGTAACATACTCGTCATCCACAAAATAGGACTTTAAAGACTTACTCAGCACCTTATTATGGAAAGGTATGTCGTTAGTCAATAAGATTGTATCGCTATCTAAAAGGTGGTGAATAATCTGCGCATCTGGCATACCCGAGTGCTGCGCAGAGATCTTAAACTCTTGCTGAAAAACAACACCTTTACCTTCGGCGTAGTTTTTAAAGCGCGCAAGCTGACTGCTAGAAACACACTCGTCAATAATCAAGGTAACAACACGGTCTGAAGATGCCATATTTTCTTTCGCTTAGTCTTTGAATAGATATTCAACTTATAGAGTGGAGACACTTACGCGGCCGAAAGCATGGTAGCTCAATCGGGCCGGCAGGTCTGACCGCCATCCTAACGCCACAATTACCTAAGACCTAAACAGCCGCAGTGATTAGGGTTATTCTACCGCTTCAATATGCGCGGTGCCCTTTAAAGCTGATGCATCCCAAAGGGAAAATTCATGGTAATTATCAAGTGGGCATCTCTAAAAATGCACTTTTTCCGCGATAGCGGCTTACAGGTTTTTACTCCTGCAAAACCTGTATTCAGTCCATCCATGGACATTAGCTCCGTCCTCGAGCCCTCACAAATTGGAGGGTCAATTTGCACAGCTTGCTGCCCGCAGGGTGAAGCGCAAGGATGCGCTGAATGATTTACACCACGTAAACTGCGGCTCTCTGGGCGGCGTTTGACCTCCACGGATGGCAATGTCATTAACTTAGCGGCAGCCGACAATTTTTCTGGACTCGCTCAAGCCAATCCATGGACGCTCCGCACGCGCTCCCGGCGCGTGAGGGTCCTGAAAAATCACCGCCTACCGCTTAACTTGCCTTAAGTTAATGACATTGCCACGGATGGAGAAAATGCAGAAAGTTGCCAGGAGCAACTTCTGCCCTTGCTCTCACACAAAAATTACTATTTTTGGAGGTGCCCAAGTGCTAAAGGGTTGATGTTGGTTTTCCAGAGCATTATCGTTTCAGCTGGCTAATAGAGCAATAAGTATGACAACAAACGACATAGTATTAAGCATCAATAGCGGCTCTTCGAGCATAAAATTTTCTGCGTTTACAGGGCCTAGCGCTACAGAATGCATTGCTAAAGGACAGGTATCTAGCCTAGATTCAAAGCCTCAAATAGAGCTGTATTTTTTTAACGATGCGCGGCAGTACGGTCCGTTAAAGGTAAACAATTGCGTGCTTACTAGCGCCATCGAGCAGTTTTGTTCGGCGTTAAAGCTTTCGTTACAGACTTATAACCACAGTGGTCATGTTTCGGTGGTTAGCCATCGCGTGGTTCATGGTGGCGATATAGCCCAGCACCGCGTAATCGATGATGCGTTACTTTGTGAATTAACGTCGCTTGTGCCATTAGACCCTCTGCACTTACCTTCGAATATTGCCGCTATAAAGATAGCACTCGACCTTTTTCCTCACGCACGCCATGTCGCCTGCTTTGATACTGTATTCCACACCACAATCCCCCTAACAGCAAAACAGTACGCATTGCCAAAGCTTTTGTTTGATCAAGGGATCAAACGTTACGGTTTTCACGGTTTGTCTTATCAATATGTGTGTCAACAGCTTAAGGCTCACTATAACGAGCTAAACGACAGAAAACTAATTGTTGCCCACCTAGGAAGTGGGGCAAGTTTGTGCGCGATCAAAAACGGCGACAGCCAATACTGCACAATGGGGTTTTCTGTACTCGATGGCGTTACTATGGGCACGCGTTGTGGCGCGATTGATCCAGGCGTGCTGCTCTATTTATTAAGACAGGATTATAGCGCCCTGGATATTGAGGAATTGCTATACAGGCAGTCTGGTTTGCTCGGTTTATCCGGTTTATCCAACGATATGCGCAACCTATTTGCCGACGATTCAGCTGCCTCGCAAGAAGCAATAGCGCACTTTACATTAACTGTAGTAAGAGAAATAGGAGCACTGACGGCAATGCTAAACGGTTGCAACACTCTTGTTTTTACCGGCGGTATTGGAGAGCACGCTCCGCGCATACGAGCTCGCGTTTGCCAACAATTGAGCTATTTGGGGCTTGAACTAGATGACCAGAAAAATAATCAGCATTGTCATGATGGTGTAATTTCCGGCATTCACAGTAAAGTGGAAGTTTGGGTAATATCGACAAATGAAGAAAAGGTGATGGCACAGATTGCTCAGCAACTGGCTGCCAACAATGCGTAATCGGTACATTTATGATCGAGCGAGATAAAACATGAATAGCCTAAAGCCTACAGAAATCATTAGCGCGCATGACATTACTTTGATCGATGCGTATTGGCGGGCCTGTAATTATTTAGCCGCCGGAATGATTTACTTACAACACAACCCATTACTCAGGCAAACATTAACAGGCGAACACATAAAACAGCGGTTATTGGGCCACTGGGGCGCTTCCCCAGCATTAAGCTTTACATATATTCATATGAATCGCCTTATTAAAAAATATGATTTGAATGCGATATTTTTAGCAGGCCCAGGTCATGGAGCCCCAGGTGTTTTAGGGCCGGTATATTTAGAAGGTACCTATTCCGAGGTTTACCCTAATAAAAGTAAAACCGAAGCCGGAATGCAAAAGTTATTTAGTGAATTTTCATTCCCTGGCGGTATTGGCAGCCATTGCACCCCAGAGACACCGGGCTCTATTCATGAAGGTGGTGAGCTGGGTTATAGCCTATCCCATGCTTATGGTGCGGTATTTGATAACCCCGACCTTATTGCGCTTTGCGTGGTTGGCGATGGCGAAGCCGAAACTGGCCCACTGGCAACCGCTTGGCATTCCAATAAATTTTTAAACCCTGCACGCGATGGCGCCGTGCTGCCGGTACTGAATTTAAATGGTTATAAAATTGCAAACCCCACTCTACTGGCACGCATCAGCGAAGAAGAATTAACTGCGCTATTTAAAGGCTATGGCTATCAGCCGTTTATTGTGGAGGGCGATGTCCCTCTTGAAATGCACAAAAAAATGGCCGAAGTCATGGAGCGGTGCATTGTAATGATTCGGGATTTTCAAACTCAAGCGCGCAGCAGCCAAGAACGACCCGCTCGCCCTATGTGGCCTATGATTATCCTGCGCACCCCCAAAGGCTGGACAGGCCCTACTGAGTTAGACGGTCATAAAGTAGCAGGGAGCTGGCGCTCACATCAAGTCCCCATGAGTGCCATGCACGAAAACAACGACCATATTGAACGACTAGAACACTGGCTAAAAAGCTACCAACCGGAACACCTTTTTGACGAGAATGGGCAGCTAATCCCAGAACTCGAAGCGCTGGCACCTGTTGGCCCGCGCAGAATGAGCGCCAACCCCATTGCAAATGGTGGCGTTTTACGCCGCGAACTGATAATGCCAAATATTAAAGATTACGGGGTTAATATAGCGCAGCGCGGCGTAACACAAATGTCTAACACGCAGGTATTGGGTGAATTTTTACGGGATATTATTCGTAATAATCCCACCACATTTCGATTATTCGGGCCAGACGAAACCGCGTCTAATAAATTATCGGCCGTTTATGAGGTGACGCAAAAAGCTTGGATGGGTAGCTACCTTCCTGAGGACGAAGACGGCGGCAACTTGTCACCTTCGGGCCGCGTCATGGAAATGCTCAGCGAGCATACTCTTGAGGGTTGGCTAGAAGCCTATTTATTAACCGGCCGGCACGGTTTCTTTCATACCTACGAGGCATTTGCCCATGTAATTGATTCCATGTTTAACCAGCATGCAAAATGGTTAGACATTTGTAAAAACCATGTCGCGTGGCGAGCACCTGTTTCATCACTCAATATTATGTTGTCTTCTGTTGTTTGGCGGCAAGACCACAATGGCTTTTCGCATCAAGACCCTGGTTTTATTGATTTAGTAACAAACAAAAGCGCCGATGTTACCCGCATTTATTTCCCGCCGGATGCGAATTGTCTATTATCCGTAGCTGATCACTGTTTACGCAGCACTAACTACATCAACCTAATCGTATCGGACAAGCAAAAACACCTGCAGTATTTATCGGCTGATGAAGCGGCTATTCATTGCGCTAAAGGTATTGGCATTTGGCCGTGGGCGAGTAACGATGGCAATACGAGCGCAACTTACACCAGCGACTACGACGAGCCCGATGTAATTATGGCTTGTTGTGGTGATGTACCTACAATGGAGTCGCTTGCGGCCGCGGCTATATTGCGCGAATACTTACCAGACTTAAAAGTACGCTTTATTAACGTTGTTGATCTTTATAAATTGCAATCTGCCGATGAACACCCGCATGGTTTATCGCAAACAGATTTTGATATTTTATTTACTCGCGATAAGCCCATTGTTTTCAATTTTCACGGTTACCCATGGCTTATTCATAAATTAGCCTACCGCCGCACAAATACACAACGGCTACACGTAAGGGGTTATAAAGAAAAAGGCAATATCAATACTCCTTTGGAATTAGCAATACTCAATCAAATCGATCGCTTCAACCTTGTTATTGATGTTATCGAACGCGTTTCGTTTTTGGGCTCTCGGGCAGCACATTTGCGTGACGCGATGAAAGCCGAGATTATTCGCCATATAGAGTATGCTCATACACACGGCATAGACCCAAGTGAGATTACCGATTGGGTATGGCCATACGCTTAAGGGTACCGGCTACCTGTAAAAATAGGTTTTTTGGCAACGAGGACAGGCAAATACTCCTGTTTTGCCTGCATATCAGGCCATTCTAGGCAACAAAGCACCGGCCAGACGACGGAATGGATTCTGGGGCTCGAGCGGCACATCGGTGCGCGAAGCACTTTTTAGACATTGCACCGCACTATGCTGCTTGCGGTTGGCTTATTAGTGTTGATTGTTGCGCCTGAGTTTATTTTGGCCGCCATGGGTATGGCGCAGGCTGCTGTGTTTATCCTTGTGATTACTTTTCGCTGCCACGAGTGAACGACGTTAAACGTTAGCCCAAACTGGTGGAGGCAAGGGAGTCGTAACTAAGCAAGTATTTTGTATAATCGCACAAAAAGTAAAGAGTCAAGGCAATGTGGTTAAACAAAGAGCACACCGACAATATCGCAATAAAGGCATACCGCACCACACTATTGCACTCTTGCCCAAATCATATTGTAATTGACAACCTGTTTAACGCTGCCAAGTTAGATGATGTGCTATCGATTTTAAAGCAACCCAACCAATGGCAAACCCAGCAACATACTTACTCGGCACTTTATGTGGATTCCGATCAGTGGCAACAAGCCCTCGACAATCAGCGCTTTGTTCAACGCGATATTTGGCAACGTAAAGCCCATACCCCAAGCAATGACACCGCGCACGCATTTTTGTCTTTTTTGCGCGACGATATTTTTATGTCTTTCTTATCGCGTATTTTTAATATTGAGCTCACCGACATCAACGTTGCAGACCCGATAATTAATACCAATTACTTCCGCCTAAGCCGAGCCGATTTTGTTCGGCAACACGCCGATGATTCCCCAGGAAGACAGGTTTGCATGTTGCTGTATTTAAATAAAGCATGGCAACCCGATGCCGGCGGCGAGCTAGCGTTTAAAGGATGCGACAATAACCCCATTCGCATAACCCCACGTTACAACCGCTGCGTGCTATTTGATCCATCCTCTAAGGGCTCCGAACACTGGGTAGAAGCCTTAAACAAGGAGCATTCTCAGCGATACCGCTATAACGTCACCAGTTGGTACTGGTCAGAATAACCTGGGGGTCGATATCGGCCAGATTTATTCATTCACACATGCAACCAATTAAGTTGGCGGCTGTCTGGTTACTTCGCCAGCTTAATGACACACAGTAGCGCGAAGGGGTAAACCCAGTACCCGCTAAGACCAACGTTATCGCGACTTTACAGGTTTCACATGTCCTTTTTTCAAGCCACATCACTTATTGCACTCACGCTAATTGCGTGGCACGTCGTTGCCTTATTTCGCGCCAAAACAACCACACATCAGTTTCATGCCGTTTTTTTGCTTATTCTGGCTATACCACTGCTACATAATTACGCACAGCTTTCTGGCTATGTAATATGGCCAATAGCTACTGCGCTATGCCGTTCGCTATTACTGGTATACGGGCCAATGCTTTACCTGTTTTTGCGCCACATTGTTAAACGCCCTGCGAAATACTGGCAGTGGCATTTTGCCCCTTACATACTGATTGCCTGCTACAAAGCATTGAGCGGTGGCGATTACCCACCATTACTTTTAGTAGGTGTTTTTTTCATGCATATTGCCTTTTATAGCATTCAAACCCTACAGCTTCTAAAAGCACACAACCGCGTACTAACAATTTTGCTACGCCGCTTTGCAGGAGCAAGCCAGCATTGGCTTATGTGGCAGACATTTGGCATCGCTTTTTTAGCCTTTATGGATGTCGCTATTATTGCTTGGCTATCGTTAGGCGGCCAAGTTAACCCTTGGGTATGGCAATGTGTAATGCTTTGTTTAAGTATTTATGTATTGAGCATTGCTGCTCTAACGGCGTGGCAACCGGGAATATTTGACCCCCCACAAGAACCAACGACTAGCAGCCCATCGCCGTATTCAGCCCCAAGCCCTAAACCAAGGCAGCTCGAACTCGCTCCCTCCACGGCTATAGCGCTAGGAGAAAAACTCAACGCCCACCTTTTGGAACAACAGGCTTATCGCCAGAACGATCTATCGCTCGATACCCTAGCAGCAACCTTAGGGCTTAGCCGGCAGCAAATGTCAGAGCTTTTGAATGCGCATTTAAAGACGGGGTTTTATGAGCTTATAAATGAGTACAGAATTAACGATGCTAAAGCCGCATTAACGACTAGCCAAGCCGCTGTACTGGACATTGCCTTCGCTGTAGGTTTTAACAGTAAAAACGCTTTTTACCGGGCCTTTAAGGCTGCCACAGGGAAAACCCCTGGCGATTTCCGCAAGCACGCACGCCATAACCAGCAAGCACCACCCACAGAGCTAAAAAATGCCGTTTTCTAAGTGTATTTAAGGTCCATTCGTGCGAGAAGGACGCCGCGCACAGCCATAGCACGCAACATAAAGCTCCCATCCATAGGAGGATTATTTATGTTATTTGCTCGAACAATTATATCCATTGTTGCCTGCAGCTTTGCTCTTAGCACGGCCGCCGACTTTATTTCAGACGCCGAACCTCAAATGGGGCACTACCAAGGCTCACCGTATGCGACATGGGAAAAGCTTTATGCGGAACGGCTCCAAGTACGTACGTTTCGCCAATCGTTAAACGGGCAGCAAAATAAAATAGTGCGCCGTTATTTACAGTATATTCCCCACCGCATTTATCAAAACGACCAGACATTTCCGCTGGTAATACTCTTGCCAGGGGGCAGCACAAGCGCCGAGCAGCTTCGTTTTTTTGATATGGGGGATCGTTTTGAGCGCCTAGCTGATGCCGAAAATTTTATGCTAGTTTACGCCAACGCTTACCCACTTGATGGTCAACCGGCACCTCACGTTGCCGAGCAGCCCTTCAATGCAAACCAAGGCTATTGGCGCACTTGCGTGGGCGGCCCTGGCGCAGGCGATAACTTTTACGATGTCGATGATACGGCTTACATAAAAAACCTAATAGCCCAAATGCAGCGCGAGGCATTACCTATCGACCCTGATCGTATTTACATAGTCGGCTTATCTAACGGCGGTGAAATGGCCGAGCATGCAGCCAGAACAATGGGTGGTCAAATTGCAGCGGTGGCAGCGGTTAACCCAGTATTTGGGCTACCGGCAACCCTTGAGCTAAATGCCTGCGCAGCAGAACCCTCGCAAGCACCGCTTTCTATGATGATAATGCACAGCACACCAGACCCAGTATTGACACCTATTTTTGAAAGTTTAGGTATTGATTACGAAGTATCTACCGATCAATCTGTAGCGGCGTGGATGGGTGCACTAGGGGTTAACCCAGAGTCTGCCGTAGATTACGACTTACCTAACACCGTGTTTGAAGGCGAAGACTACGTCGGTGATGAGCATTGGTCACTTGCGACACGCAACAGCTTTATTACGCGCACAAATTATACTCCAGCGACTAACGGCGCAACATTCACCCGCTTGCAAGTCCACGGCGGTGGCCACCAATGGCCCACACAAAAAGCCGCCCCCAACGACGACACTTCGACGTTTGGGTTTCGCAATCAAGACATCAATGCAGAAGTTATTATTTGGGACTTTCTAAAAGATAAGCTGCGCATCGCAGAGTAGTGAAAGCTAAGGGGGCAAACCCTGCCCCCTTAGCTTATAGACTTAAAAATAAAGTGACGGCTAAAATCAGTGGTTTATTAAGTATTTATTGATTGTAACTAAAACGTTTTGCAAGCCGCACATCTGCAACAGATGCACCAATTAACACATCAAAATCTCCCTCTTCAGCCAACCAGTCATTAGAGTTAACATCCCAAAATGCTAGATCCCGTTGGTTAACCGTAAAGGCGAGTGTTTTAGTTTGCCCCGGTAATAAGAAGGCCTTATCAAAACCCTTAAGCTCTTTAGCTGGCCGCGGAACACTAGCTGCAACATCCCCAATATACAATTGCACCACTTCACTACCGGCAACTTTACCAGTATTTGTAACATCAACCGTAACGGTTAAAGTATCGCCTTTTTTCAAAGCATTTGTAGACAAGCGTAAATTAGAATATTTAAAAGTCGTATACGACAAACCAAAACCAAAGGGGAATAACGGTTCGATGTTTTTCTCTTCAAACCAGCGGTACCCCATAAACACGCCCTCGGGGTACAAGTTTTCTATAGCATTGTAGTCGTTAAGCGCAATAGCTGGCGTATCTTCAAGCTTATGGGGCAAGGTGATGGGTAATTTACCGCTAGGGTTAACCACACCAAACAACACATCGCTTAGTGCGTTACCGGCCTCCATACCGCCATAGCTACTCCACAACAAAGCCTTTGCCTTGGCCGCCCACGGCATTTCCACGGCAGAGCCTGCAATCATCACTACAAGGGTACTAGGCTTAACTGCTAATAAAGTTTCAATAACCGAATCTTGGTCGTTCGGCAGCTTCATGTCCGTGCGATCAATCGCCTCTCGGTCATCGCCATGACTTAAGCCGCCCACATAAATAACCGTATCGGCTTTTTTAGCCGCCGCAATAACATCGTCACGGGAAGAGAATATATTGCCTGGAGTATCCCAACCCAGTAAAAATTCTTGATCGCCATCATATAAAATATCAACTCGGTAAACCTGCCCCTGGCTTAAGTTCACGTTATGGCGCACAATTTTTTTCGACGTACCCGTGTGGGAAAATACCACCTCACCATCAATACGCAATTGCAACTTACCTAGCGCAGATATTTTAAAGGTATGTACCCCTGTGCTTTTAGGGCGAACATCGGCGCTCATGGTGACAAACTCTGTTTTGCCCGCTTTAGCTTTATAGGCCGAGTCTGGCGCTGTATCAAAGGATAAACGCTGCGTGCGATCGGCCGAACTATAAAACTCGGTATTCCATGCAGGGGTTCCCGTCCAGTGTCGCGTCTCTACAAAAATGCCATCGATTGGTAAGATAGCAGCCGACTTTCGGGTTCTCATGAATGTTATATTAACGTTTTCACCCAGCGCATTTTTTAAACCTTGCAATGGTGTAACTTCATATAACGCCTTAACGGTTGAGGAGCCGCCGCCAGCGCCGTGGGGGCGATCTACATTTGGACCAAGTACTAATAAGTTGCGTACTTTTGATTTATCCAAGGGCAATATTGAGTCGTCGTTTTTTAATAAAACAATGCCTTCTTGCGCAATTTTTTTAGCCGCTTGCTGATGCTCTTCTGTATTACGCTGGCCCGATAAACGCTGTTTATCCATCATCCCCATCGTTAATTGCACGCGCAACATACGCCGAACCTTGTCATCTAACACCGACTCTGGGATTTTTCCATCGCGAATCATGGCCAATAACGGTTCGGCTAAAAAGTACTGGCTATACTCGCTAACATCGGTGCCCATCTCTAAATCAAGGCCGTTCATAGCGGCATCAAAAGTATTGATGTCGACATTCCAATCCGTCATCAAAATACCTTTAAAACCCCACTCCCCTTTTAATATATCCATGACTAGGTGTCGGCTTTGGTTGGCATTCGTTCCACGAACTTGGTTATAGCCTCCCATTAAACTTAATGCGCCACCTTCTTTCACTGTCATTTCAAAGGCTGGTAAATATATTTCACGCAATGTTCGCTCATCAGGCTTAGCGTCAACGCCAATACGGTTTAGCTCCTGGGTATTAAGCGCATAATGCTTAACAGTAGCGGCGACGTCATTACGCTGAATAGCTTTTACCTCCTCAACCGCCAGCTTCCCCGTCAAGTACGGATCTTCACCAAAATACTCGAAGTTTCGGCCATACAAAGGCAAGCGCGCCAAATTAACTCCCGGCCCCAAAATAAAGTCTTTACCACGGTGACGCGCCTCGCTGCCGAGGACATTACCGTGTAGCTGCGCCATGTTACGATCCCAGCTAGCAGCCACAGTCGTTAGCGGAGGCAAGTAAGTAGAGTAATCGCTGGTCCAGCCTGCAGCATCCCAGCTGTGGCGCGAAATTTCTTCTCTTACCCCATGCGGGCCATCAGACAGCCAAGTTTCGTGGATCCCCAAGCGCTCAATAGCAGCAACCGAAAACTTGCCATTGGCATGCACCAAAGAACCCTTCTCTTCTAGTGTCATTAACGAGAGTAAACGCTCTACTTCTGCCTCGATAACGGCGGGTGAGCGCGTGCTTTTAGCACTAACCAAAGGCTGCGAAGATGAAGATACCTTAGGCGCGGAACAACCAAGGCAACATAAGACAATAGACATTAGAGAAACAGAAGAAAGTAAAGCAATTTTAGTCATGACATTTGGGCTATTATATTTTTGTGGCGAAAGCACAACCCGTGGTTACTCTCGGGATGGCACAAATCAGGGATACTTAAGATGCATTCTATTTACCAATATAGTCTAGAGAATTCCATCTATCCCAAAAACGCCTGCATTATACAAAGCTAGCCCACCAATAACGCCACTATGCTGGCCAGCCCACCTAAATACCACTGTAAGTTTGATACCCTAATTGGTGATAGATTTGCGCAAAAACGCCACCCAAAACGCCTAGCCAGCTAGAAGTAAAATAGATTTTTAGCGCTAACGCTAATTTAAAAAGTACAGTTTAAATGCACCAATCCGCCATACAAGCGCCGTAACGCATCATCATTTATTAGGAATAAAAGTAAAGGCCAAAAAT
Protein-coding regions in this window:
- a CDS encoding acetate/propionate family kinase; this encodes MTTNDIVLSINSGSSSIKFSAFTGPSATECIAKGQVSSLDSKPQIELYFFNDARQYGPLKVNNCVLTSAIEQFCSALKLSLQTYNHSGHVSVVSHRVVHGGDIAQHRVIDDALLCELTSLVPLDPLHLPSNIAAIKIALDLFPHARHVACFDTVFHTTIPLTAKQYALPKLLFDQGIKRYGFHGLSYQYVCQQLKAHYNELNDRKLIVAHLGSGASLCAIKNGDSQYCTMGFSVLDGVTMGTRCGAIDPGVLLYLLRQDYSALDIEELLYRQSGLLGLSGLSNDMRNLFADDSAASQEAIAHFTLTVVREIGALTAMLNGCNTLVFTGGIGEHAPRIRARVCQQLSYLGLELDDQKNNQHCHDGVISGIHSKVEVWVISTNEEKVMAQIAQQLAANNA
- a CDS encoding phosphoketolase; its protein translation is MNSLKPTEIISAHDITLIDAYWRACNYLAAGMIYLQHNPLLRQTLTGEHIKQRLLGHWGASPALSFTYIHMNRLIKKYDLNAIFLAGPGHGAPGVLGPVYLEGTYSEVYPNKSKTEAGMQKLFSEFSFPGGIGSHCTPETPGSIHEGGELGYSLSHAYGAVFDNPDLIALCVVGDGEAETGPLATAWHSNKFLNPARDGAVLPVLNLNGYKIANPTLLARISEEELTALFKGYGYQPFIVEGDVPLEMHKKMAEVMERCIVMIRDFQTQARSSQERPARPMWPMIILRTPKGWTGPTELDGHKVAGSWRSHQVPMSAMHENNDHIERLEHWLKSYQPEHLFDENGQLIPELEALAPVGPRRMSANPIANGGVLRRELIMPNIKDYGVNIAQRGVTQMSNTQVLGEFLRDIIRNNPTTFRLFGPDETASNKLSAVYEVTQKAWMGSYLPEDEDGGNLSPSGRVMEMLSEHTLEGWLEAYLLTGRHGFFHTYEAFAHVIDSMFNQHAKWLDICKNHVAWRAPVSSLNIMLSSVVWRQDHNGFSHQDPGFIDLVTNKSADVTRIYFPPDANCLLSVADHCLRSTNYINLIVSDKQKHLQYLSADEAAIHCAKGIGIWPWASNDGNTSATYTSDYDEPDVIMACCGDVPTMESLAAAAILREYLPDLKVRFINVVDLYKLQSADEHPHGLSQTDFDILFTRDKPIVFNFHGYPWLIHKLAYRRTNTQRLHVRGYKEKGNINTPLELAILNQIDRFNLVIDVIERVSFLGSRAAHLRDAMKAEIIRHIEYAHTHGIDPSEITDWVWPYA
- a CDS encoding 2OG-Fe(II) oxygenase, which produces MWLNKEHTDNIAIKAYRTTLLHSCPNHIVIDNLFNAAKLDDVLSILKQPNQWQTQQHTYSALYVDSDQWQQALDNQRFVQRDIWQRKAHTPSNDTAHAFLSFLRDDIFMSFLSRIFNIELTDINVADPIINTNYFRLSRADFVRQHADDSPGRQVCMLLYLNKAWQPDAGGELAFKGCDNNPIRITPRYNRCVLFDPSSKGSEHWVEALNKEHSQRYRYNVTSWYWSE
- a CDS encoding helix-turn-helix domain-containing protein, translating into MSFFQATSLIALTLIAWHVVALFRAKTTTHQFHAVFLLILAIPLLHNYAQLSGYVIWPIATALCRSLLLVYGPMLYLFLRHIVKRPAKYWQWHFAPYILIACYKALSGGDYPPLLLVGVFFMHIAFYSIQTLQLLKAHNRVLTILLRRFAGASQHWLMWQTFGIAFLAFMDVAIIAWLSLGGQVNPWVWQCVMLCLSIYVLSIAALTAWQPGIFDPPQEPTTSSPSPYSAPSPKPRQLELAPSTAIALGEKLNAHLLEQQAYRQNDLSLDTLAATLGLSRQQMSELLNAHLKTGFYELINEYRINDAKAALTTSQAAVLDIAFAVGFNSKNAFYRAFKAATGKTPGDFRKHARHNQQAPPTELKNAVF
- a CDS encoding alpha/beta hydrolase family esterase, which gives rise to MLFARTIISIVACSFALSTAADFISDAEPQMGHYQGSPYATWEKLYAERLQVRTFRQSLNGQQNKIVRRYLQYIPHRIYQNDQTFPLVILLPGGSTSAEQLRFFDMGDRFERLADAENFMLVYANAYPLDGQPAPHVAEQPFNANQGYWRTCVGGPGAGDNFYDVDDTAYIKNLIAQMQREALPIDPDRIYIVGLSNGGEMAEHAARTMGGQIAAVAAVNPVFGLPATLELNACAAEPSQAPLSMMIMHSTPDPVLTPIFESLGIDYEVSTDQSVAAWMGALGVNPESAVDYDLPNTVFEGEDYVGDEHWSLATRNSFITRTNYTPATNGATFTRLQVHGGGHQWPTQKAAPNDDTSTFGFRNQDINAEVIIWDFLKDKLRIAE
- a CDS encoding glycoside hydrolase family 3 C-terminal domain-containing protein; this encodes MTKIALLSSVSLMSIVLCCLGCSAPKVSSSSQPLVSAKSTRSPAVIEAEVERLLSLMTLEEKGSLVHANGKFSVAAIERLGIHETWLSDGPHGVREEISRHSWDAAGWTSDYSTYLPPLTTVAASWDRNMAQLHGNVLGSEARHRGKDFILGPGVNLARLPLYGRNFEYFGEDPYLTGKLAVEEVKAIQRNDVAATVKHYALNTQELNRIGVDAKPDERTLREIYLPAFEMTVKEGGALSLMGGYNQVRGTNANQSRHLVMDILKGEWGFKGILMTDWNVDINTFDAAMNGLDLEMGTDVSEYSQYFLAEPLLAMIRDGKIPESVLDDKVRRMLRVQLTMGMMDKQRLSGQRNTEEHQQAAKKIAQEGIVLLKNDDSILPLDKSKVRNLLVLGPNVDRPHGAGGGSSTVKALYEVTPLQGLKNALGENVNITFMRTRKSAAILPIDGIFVETRHWTGTPAWNTEFYSSADRTQRLSFDTAPDSAYKAKAGKTEFVTMSADVRPKSTGVHTFKISALGKLQLRIDGEVVFSHTGTSKKIVRHNVNLSQGQVYRVDILYDGDQEFLLGWDTPGNIFSSRDDVIAAAKKADTVIYVGGLSHGDDREAIDRTDMKLPNDQDSVIETLLAVKPSTLVVMIAGSAVEMPWAAKAKALLWSSYGGMEAGNALSDVLFGVVNPSGKLPITLPHKLEDTPAIALNDYNAIENLYPEGVFMGYRWFEEKNIEPLFPFGFGLSYTTFKYSNLRLSTNALKKGDTLTVTVDVTNTGKVAGSEVVQLYIGDVAASVPRPAKELKGFDKAFLLPGQTKTLAFTVNQRDLAFWDVNSNDWLAEEGDFDVLIGASVADVRLAKRFSYNQ